Proteins co-encoded in one Aspergillus fumigatus Af293 chromosome 6, whole genome shotgun sequence genomic window:
- a CDS encoding RNP domain protein: MSFPPPPGLKQTSSSLPARPPPSASTAAASYQPAYSAAPSYTAPAASSGYGGAGSGTGYNAFTAFQPRAVASSQPYRTSSPAVSTPPAAATGYSAPAAANYGSYYSQTLQTYQGGPTYYGSSQYSDATYGPSVPHIQNPFTATGTGKNYGRNDSGLDPETEAQIAQWQSAYANKEEAPGGKVAGRRDGATGMPGATVGTNTPTSATATSTPTPASHPEQNAKTVVRSGGGQTWTDPTLLEWDPAHFRLFVGNLAGEVTDDSLLKAFSRYSSVQKARVIRDKRTQKSKGYGFVSFSNGDDYFAAAREMQGKYIGSHPILLRRATTEIRPTTNPKAGKKNAGGHSGGQAGGKVKHDGVKKPSKTRGGLKIIG; this comes from the coding sequence ATGTCCTTTCCGCCACCTCCAGGTCTCAAACAAACGTCATCTTCGCTCCCCGCGCGGCCACCACCGTCCGCCAGTACAGCCGCCGCGTCTTACCAACCTGCATATTCGGCGGCGCCCTCATATACGGCTCCAGCCGCCAGCAGCGGATATGGCGGAGCTGGCTCTGGGACAGGCTATAATGCCTTCACAGCGTTCCAGCCTCGTGCCGTAGCTTCCAGTCAACCTTACCGTACCAGCAGCCCGGCCGTCTCGACGccgccagctgctgcaaCAGGTTACTCGGCGCCGGCCGCTGCAAATTACGGTAGTTACTACTCGCAGACACTGCAAACCTACCAGGGTGGACCCACCTATTACGGTTCCTCACAGTACAGTGACGCCACCTATGGCCCGTCTGTGCCTCACATTCAGAATCCGTTCACCGCTACAGGGACGGGGAAGAATTACGGTCGCAATGACTCGGGTCTAGATCCCGAGACAGAAGCTCAAATTGCGCAGTGGCAGAGCGCTTATGCCaacaaggaggaagctccgGGAGGCAAGGTAGCAGGCCGTCGCGACGGAGCTACGGGCATGCCAGGTGCTACCGTGGGAACCAACACACCGACCAGTGCGACAGCGACGAGCACCCCCACACCTGCAAGCCACCCAGAGCAAAATGCCAAGACCGTTGTGCGATCCGGCGGTGGCCAGACGTGGACCGATCCGACTCTGCTAGAATGGGATCCGGCGCATTTCCGACTCTTCGTGGGGAACCTCGCGGGCGAGGTGACCGACGACTCGTTGCTGAAAGCGTTTTCGAGGTATTCATCTGTTCAGAAAGCGCGAGTCATTCGGGATAAACGCACGCAGAAGAGCAAGGGTTATGGATTTGTCAGTTTCAGCAACGGGGATGACTACTTCGCGGCTGCTAGGGAGATGCAGGGCAAGTACATTGGCTCACACCCCATTCTGCTGCGACGGGCCACCACGGAGATCCGTCCGACGACTAACCCCAAGGCCGGGAAGAAGAACGCTGGCGGTCACAGCGGAGGACAAGCCGGGGGAAAGGTCAAGCACGACGGCGTCAAGAAGCCGAG
- the gnd1 gene encoding NADP(+)-dependent, decarboxylating phosphogluconate dehydrogenase — protein MSTQAVADFGLIGLAVMGQNLILNVADHGFTVCAYNRTTSKVDRFLANEAKGKSIVGAHSVEEFCAKLKRPRRIMLLVMAGKPVDDFIESLLPHLEEGDIIIDGGNSHFPDSNRRTKYLKEKGIRFVGSGVSGGEEGARYGPSLMPGGNEEAWPFIKDIFQSIAAKSDGEACCDWVGDEGAGHFVKMVHNGIEYGDMQLICEAYDIMKRGLGMPVNEIADVFAKWNKGVLDSFLIEITRDVLYFNDNDGTPLVEKILDKAGQKGTGKWTAINALDLGMPVTLIGEAVFARCLSAIKDERIRASSLLDGPTPQFTGDKQAFIDDLEQALYASKIISYAQGFMLIQEAAREYGWKLNKPSIALMWRGGCIIRSVFLKDITNAYRNNPDLENLLFDDFFKAAIQKAQQGWRNVVSKGALWGIPTPAFSTALSFYDGYRTRDLPANLLQAQRDYFGAHTFRVKPECANENYPEGKDIHVNWTGRGGDVSASTYVV, from the exons ATGTCTACCCAAGCTGT TGCTGATTTCGGTCTCATCGGTCTGGCCGTTATGGGCCAGAACCTGATCCTTAACGTTGCTGATCACGGTTTCACGGTCTGCGCTTACAACCGTACGACCTCCAAGGTCGACCGCTTCCTAGCAAATGAGGCCAAGG GCAAGTCCATTGTCGGTGCTCACTCCGTCGAGGAATTCTGCGCCAAGCTGAAGCGCCCTCGCCGTATCATGCTGCTGGTTATGGCTGGCAAGCCTGTCGACGACTTCATTGAGTCTCTCCTCCCCCACCTTGAGGAGggtgacatcatcatcgatggtGGTAATTCCCACTTCCCCGACAGCAACCGCCGCACCAAGTAcctgaaggagaagggcatCCGCTTCGTCGGCAGCGGTGTTTCCGGTGGTGAGGAGGGTGCCCGCTACGGTCCCTCTCTGATGCCCGGTGGCAACGAGGAGGCCTGGCCCTTCATCAAGgacatcttccagagcaTTGCCGCCAAGAGCGACGGCGAGGCTTGCTGTGACTGGGTGGGTGACGAGGGCGCTGGTCACTTCGTCAAGATGGTCCACAACGGTATCGAGTACGGTGACATGCAGCTGATCTGCGAG GCTTATGACATCATGAAGCGTGGTCTGGGCATGCCCGTCAACGAGATCGCCGATGTCTTCGCTAAGTGGAACAAGGGTGTGCTGGACTCGTTCCTGATTGAGATCACTCGTGACGTTCTCTACTTCAACGACAACGATGGCACTCCCCTCGTCGAGAAGATCCTTGACAAGGCGGGCCAGAAGGGTACCGGCAAGTGGACCGCCATCAACGCTCTCGACCTTGGCATGCCCGTTACCCTGATCGGTGAGGCCGTCTTCGCCCGTTGCCTGAGCGCCATCAAGGACGAGCGTATCCGTgccagcagcctcctcgatGGCCCTACTCCCCAGTTCACCGGGGACAAGCAGGCTTTCATCGACGACCTCGAGCAGGCTCTGTATGCCTCCAAGATCATCTCCTACGCTCAGGGCTTCATGCTCATCCAGGAG GCTGCTCGCGAGTACGGCTGGAAGCTGAACAAGCCGTCCATTGCCCTCATGTGGCGTGGTGGCTGCATTATCCGTTCCGTCTTCCTCAAGGACATCACCAACGCTTACCGCAACAACCCGGACCTGGAGAACCTCCTGTTCGacgacttcttcaaggccgccatccagaaggctCAGCAGGGCTGGAGAAACGTGGTCAGCAAGGGCGCCCTCTGGGGTATCCCCACTCCCGCCTTCAGCACTGCTCTGAGCTTCTACGACGGATACCGCACCCGAGACCTCCCTGCCAACCTGCTGCAGGCTCAGCGTGACTACTTCGGTGCTCACACCTTCCGCGTCAAGCCCGAGTGCGCCAACGAGAACTACCCCGAGggcaaggatatccacgTCAACTGGACCGGTCGTGGTGGTGACGTGTCCGCCTCCACCTACGTTGTTTAA
- a CDS encoding anticodon-binding domain-containing protein, whose product MAENKRHGVGVKAPAQGPSGAATSAGMAAAMVPLEVALSGAIGARTASPTSSTIEGTLFTACPITNLVAINTADGKQTQAGDYRIIPVSRIQSFQLLSLAPNANSPEGPSFSDAVPPVHALDIRALRAREASAIAKLHESEARRGKGVTKEAQEIFDAFSRTMPARWDGPNIVVADAVTIAPPYHVDDCRSIVAGDTAALTRVRKVLEMERKKIELRSASTTIGTAGAFSRSASVKDTRNSATASPSPGPGAAGQRKGG is encoded by the exons ATGGCAGAGAACAAGCGCCACGGTGTCGGAGTGAAAGCACCAGCGCAGGGTCCCTCGGGTGCAGCTACGAGTGCGGGAATGGCAGCTGCCATGGTGCCGTTGGAAGTGGCATTGAGCGGCGCAATTGGCGCACG TACTGCATCCCCCACATCTTCTACGATCGAGGGCACGCTATTCACCGCCTGTCCCATCACAAATCTCGTTGCTATCAATACAGCCGACGGCAAACAGACACAAGCGGGCGATTACCGCATTATCCCCGTATCGCGGATCCAGTCATTCCAGCTCCTGTCTCTTGCTCCAAATGCCAACTCCCCCGAAGGGCCCTCCTTCTCCGATGCCGTACCTCCGGTGCATGCGCTGGACATCCGAGCCTTGAGGGCTCGAGAGGCCAGTGCTATTGCTAAATTGCACGAGAGCGAGGCGCGGCGTGGAAAAGGTGTCACGAAGGAGGCACAGGAGATCTTCGATGCCTTTAGTCGCACAATGCCGGCACGATGGGACGGTCCCAACATTGTCGTGGCGGACGCCGTCACTATTGCGCCTCCTTACCATGTGGACGATTGTCGATCAATCGTGGCCGGTGATACGGCTGCTCTGACCAGAGTGCGCAAAGTG CTTGAAATggagcgcaagaagattGAGCTTCGCAGTGCCAGTACGACGATCGGCACGGCAGGGGCCTTTTCACGCTCTGCATCGGTCAAGGATACCCGGAACTCAGCTACCGCAAGTCCTTCACCGGGGCCTGGTGCTGCTGGACAGAGGAAAGGGGGTTAA
- a CDS encoding glycoside hydrolase family 15 protein, which translates to MATTYNAIEDYGLIGDMHTCALVSKQGSLDYMCWPVFDSPSIFCRLLDTKKGGYFSACPHASAPNVLSKQRYLPYSNMLETRWTNEDGVVTLLDYFPVSPKKTAQSARILSGYCPCNEHGVNRFKSGLRHSGVVRKLDCSRGDMDLQVEIFPAFNYARDPHATRCKLSNDLSKHQLQTVHFESDTEKLQLEIFAHSKQLEKVGFPQVKFSVEDRPGMQGRGVIARIRLSQGQSMTFIIHSPEKILPSDAMMESYLDKMEEETFDYWTGWTRQCTFRGHYREIVERSLLILKLLTYKPTGAIVAAPTFSLPENVGGSRNWDYRYSWVRDTAFTLYVFLKMGYSEEAEAYVNFIFDRIFPHAQQEAGPGSKRPFLPLMFTIRGEYEIPEVELSHLEGYKCSKPVRIGNAAVFHTQLDIYGELLDSIYLYDKHGNPITYDQWLAIRRMVNYVAEVRHEKDMSIWESRGQIQNFLYSKIMLWVALDRGVRLCEKRSSLPCPDRLRWIHVRDELYDEIMERGYNFDRGHFTQSYESRDVLDAAVMIAPLVFFCAPNDPRFISTLQKILQNPNEQGLSSAKMVFRYDHEKARDGVGGREGAFIMVTFWLVEAMARAAKYNVPIPNLWKLALAHFDNILSYSNHLGMFSEEVAISGEQMGNTPQAFSHLACVSAALNLERLGRDQDEPNSS; encoded by the exons ATGGCCACTACCTACAATGCCATAGAAGACTATGGGCTCATCGGGGACATGCACACCTGTGCCCTTGTGAGCAAACAGGGCAGCCTTGATTACATGTGCTGGCCTGTCTTTGACTCTCCGAGCATCTTCTGCCGCTTGCTAGACACCAAGAAAGGGGGCTACTTCAGCGCCTGCCCGCATGCGTCTGCCCCCAATGTCCTCAGTAAGCAGCGGTACCTGCCGTACTCCAATATGCTTGAGACCCGATGGACCAACGAGGATGGCGTGGTGACTTTGCTGGACTACTTCCCCGTGTCCCCCAAGAAGACCGCCCAGTCAGCCAGGATCTTGTCCGGGTATTGTCCCTGCAACGAGCACGGGGTCAACCGGTTCAAGTCCGGGTTGCGGCACTCCGGCGTGGTCAGGAAGCTGGACTGCAGCCGGGGAGATATGGACTTGCAAGTGGAGATCTTCCCTGCGTTCAACTACGCCCGGGATCCCCACGCCACCCGGTGCAAGCTCAGCAACGATCTGAGCAAGCATCAACTCCAGACGGTCCACTTCGAGAGTGACACAGAGAAGCTCCAACTGGAGATCTTCGCCCATTCCAAGCAGCTCGAGAAGGTGGGATTTCCCCAGGTGAAGTTCAGCGTCGAGGACAGGCCAGGCATGCAGGGCCGCGGCGTGATTGCTCGGATCAGACTGTCACAGGGCCAGAGCATGaccttcatcatccacagCCCCGAGAAGATCCTGCCCAGCGACGCCATGATGGAATCCTACCTGGACaaaatggaagaggagacgtTCGACTACTGGACCGGGTGGACCCGCCAGTGCACCTTCCGCGGGCACTACCGGGAAATCGTGGAGAGGAGCCTGCTCATTCTGAAGTTATTGACGTACAAGCCTACGGGCGCCATCGTGGCGGCGCCCACATTTTCCTTGCCGGAGAACGTGGGCGGCAGCCGCAACTGGGACTACCGGTACTCCTGGGTCCGGGACACGGCGTTCACCCTCTACGTCTTCCTCAAGATGGGCTACAgcgaggaggcggaggcgtACGTGAACTTCATCTTCGACCGGATCTTCCCGCACGCGCAGCAGGAGGCCGGGCCGGGCTCGAAACGTCCCTTCCTGCCGCTCATGTTCACCATCCGCGGCGAGTACGAGATCCCCGAGGTGGAGCTGAGCCATCTGGAAGGGTACAAGTGCAGCAAGCCCGTGCGCATCGGCAACGCGGCCGTCTTCCACACACAGCTGGACATCTACGGCGAACTGCTGGACAGCATCTACCTGTACGACAAGCACGGCAACCCAATCACCTACGACCAGTGGCTCGCGATCCGGCGCATGGTCAACTACGTGGCCGAGGTGCGCCACGAAAAGGACATGTCAATCTGGGAGTCCCGCGGCCAGATCCAGAACTTCCTCTACTCCAAGATCATGCTCTGGGTGGCGCTGGACCGCGGCGTGCGCCTCTGCGAGAAGCGCTCCAGCCTCCCCTGCCCGGACCGCCTCAGATGGATCCACGTCCGCGACGAGCTCTACGACGAGATCATGGAGCGCGGCTACAACTTTGACCGCGGCCACTTCACCCAGAGCTACGAGAGCCGCGACGTCCTCGACGCCGCCGTCATGATCGCCCCGctcgtcttcttctgcgCGCCCAACGACCCTCGCTTCATCAGCACCCTGCAGAAAATCCTCCAGAATCCCAACGAGCAGGGCCTCTCCAGCGCAAAGATGGTCTTTCGCTACGACCACGAGAAAGCTCGCGACG GCGTTGGCGGCCGCGAAGGCGCCTTCATCATGGTCACATTCTGGCTCGTTGAAGCCATGGCCCGC GCCGCCAAATACAACGTGCCCATCCCCAACCTCTGGAAACTCGCCCTCGCGCACTTCGACAATATCCTCTCCTACTCGAACCACCTGGGCATGTTCTCCGAGGAGGTCGCCATCTCCGGCGAGCAGATGGGGAATACCCCGCAGGCGTTCAGCCATTTGGCGTGTGTCAGTGCGGCGCTCAATCTCGAGAGGCTGGGTCGGGATCAAGATGAGCCGAATTCTTCATAG
- a CDS encoding putative nucleotide-sugar transporter — MGLSPAGSHHRRRSSVLTGAGPSSLAAPTEQREDHSRAIGEVVNYKRDEQKPLTADDADVSDLSSIAESVEMDYVSSDDDLHDDEETGLTAKQRRQRRRRRKQRRQLDARIADVKSSRYDVLSMGLADRNVVKRLLVNACLILLWYFFSLSISVYNKWMFSEDRVVFPFPLFTTSLHMLVQFSLASVILWLIPALRPRHRSSASSGSPFRNSHDASESTPILTKLFYLTRLVPCGAATSLDIGLGNMSLKFISLTFLTMCKSSALAFVLLFAFIFRLETPSVKLIFIIATMTVGVVMMVAGETAFNAVGFALVIASAFFSGFRWGLTQILLLRHPATSNPFSTLFFLTPVMFVSLIIISLTVEGPVKIADGFAALSGTHGGVFAVFLLIFPGVLAFCMISAEFALLKRSSVVTLSICGIFKEVITISAAGVVFHDQLTAINIAGLLITIASIGCYNYMKISKMRSEARRGTWERSPNLDSESDDSGRARSRSRGTYHRINDPETSMVTPVSHVPTSDIPAPVDGLIGDRRSFQVRASGASSNIHGLTISTGNLSDSDTRPFSPRLAGPSPLKSAPPVVLTADSQFSPRVGRGPSAGGHLQPSADRAVSG; from the exons ATGGGGCTATCGCCGGCTGGAAGTCACCATCGACGTCGAAGCTCCGTCCTCACCGGCGCAGGTCCCTCATCGCTGGCCGCCCCGACCGAACAGAGGGAAGATCATTCGAGAGCCATTGGCGAGGTGGTCAACTACAAGCGCGACGAACAGAAACCCTTGACGGCCGATGACGCAGACGTCTCCGATCTATCCTCAATCGCAGAAAGTGTGGAGATGGATTATGTGAGCTCTGACGATGATCTccacgatgatgaagaaaccGGTCTCACCGCGAAACAACGACGTCAGAGACGCCGACGGAGGAAACAACGGAGGCAATTGGATGCTCGCATAGCTGATGTCAAGTCCTCCCGATACGATGTCCTCTCGATGGGTTTGGCAGATCGGAACGTCGTCAAGAGACTGCTCGTCAATGCGTGTCTCATCCTCTTGTGGtacttcttttccttgtcgATCTCCGTT TACAACAAATGGATGTTCTCAGAAGACCGCGTTGtgtttccttttcctctctttacGACGAGCTTGCATATGCTCGTGCAGTTCAGTCTCGCGTCCGTCATTCTTTGGTTGATTCCAGCCCTGCGCCCGCGACACCGTTCATCCGCCTCGTCCGGTTCACCGTTCAGAAACAGTCATGATGCCTCCGAATCGACTCCCATTCTCACCAAACTCTTCTACCTCACCCGACTCGTTCCCTGCGGTGCAGCGACGTCCCTCGACATCGGGCTGGGCAATATGTCCCTCAAGTTTATTTCCCTCACCTTCCTCACTATGTGCAAATCCTCCGCTCTTGCCTTCGTCCTTCTCTTCGCTTTCATTTTCCGATTGGAGACGCCCTCCGTCAAATTGATCTTTATCATAGCCACCATGACCGTCGGCGTGGTCATGATGGTCGCCGGAGAAACAGCCTTCAATGCTGTCGGCTTCGCTCTAGTCATCGCCTCCGCCTTCTTTTCGGGTTTCCGCTGGGGACTGACTCAGATTCTACTCCTGAGGCATCCGGCAACATCCAACCCCTTCtccaccctcttcttcctcactcCTGTCATGTTTGTCTCGCTGATTATCATCTCTCTGACTGTTGAAGGCCCTGTCAAGATCGCCGACGGCTTTGCTGCTCTGTCAGGCACTCATGGCGGCGTCTTTGCCGTCTTCCTGCTAATCTTCCCCGGTGTGCTGGCCTTTTGCATGATCTCCGCTGAGTTCGCTCTGCTTAAACGCTCCTCCGTCGTCACACTAAGTATCTGCGGCATATTCAAGGAAGTCATTACGATCAGTGCCGCAGGCGTCGTGTTCCATGACCAATTGACCGCGATCAATATCGCGGGCTTGCTTATTACCATTGCCAGTATTGGTTGCTACAACTACATGAAGATTTCCAAGATGCGTTCCGAGGCACGACGAGGCACCTGGGAGCGCAGCCCGAACCTGGACTCGGAAAGTGACGACTCCGGTCGTGCTCGGTCCCGTTCGCGTGGAACGTATCACAGAATTAACGATCCGGAGACCAGCATGGTCACTCCAGTGTCGCACGTGCCGACAAGTGACATTCCCGCTCCTGTCGATGGGTTGATTGGCGACCGGCGCTCGTTCCAAGTGAGGGCCAGCGGGGCCAGTAGCAACATCCATGGACTCACAATTTCCACGGGGAATCTCAGCGATAGCGACACGCGTCCGTTCTCCCCACGCCTGGCCGGTCCCTCTCCGCTCAAGTCCGCACCGCCAGTAGTCCTGACCGCTGACTCTCAATTTTCGCCCCGGGTGGGACGAGGCCCCAGCGCTGGAGGTCATCTGCAGCCGTCCGCCGACCGGGCAGTGTCAGGATAA
- a CDS encoding DNA-(apurinic or apyrimidinic site) lyase APN1 has protein sequence MPPRSRNVTSNAVSESSPQSPRSRDPTKNKKRDIDELRDQSSPLRRSKRFKSTEALVASPAPGQSDIIDGPSAVNLRQKKPVLSPKTRKSQPRISVKEEVEEEIETTVDAKVEKGSQAKPDNADETTTVTGKISRKRKTKGEKEIEMLPLRARTPGVRMCVGAHVSAAKGVFNAVHNSMHIGGNAFALFLKSQRKWENPPLQDDHRDQFRQLCLEHKYDGAKHILPHGSYLVNLAQEDKVKAKQAYDSFLDDLRRCEALGITLYNFHPGSANQSSLPDALSRLAKALTNALEATSTVVPVLETMCGHGTTIGGYLSEFRDLLALIPREHHPRIGICIDTCHSFAAGYDLSSPAGYQSFMKEFEDQIGLQYLRALHLNDSKAPRGSKRDLHANIGTGFLGLRAFHNIMNDPRLEGLPMILETPIDRPANPTPANIKDEPSDVEADIDADSAPETEQTSKKKTSKRSKSKAGGAKALVPDPSVWAREIALLESLIGMDPESPEFRALETQLAEEGREVRAKHQEQYERKLAAEEQKKNKAAGGGKGQKTLMEMVQTAGKKRKGAKKRTESESENELESDDEGCQSH, from the exons ATGCCACCACGATCCCGCAATGTGACGTCCAACGCCGTCTCCGAATCCTCCCCTCAAAGCCCAAGAAGCCGCGACCCAacgaagaacaaaaagagagACATCGACGAGCTGCGAGATCAGAGCTCTCCGCTGAGACGATCAAAGCGCTTCAAGTCGACCGAGGCATTGGTAGCTTCGCCAGCCCCCGGCCAATCGGATATCATCGACGGTCCATCTGCTGTCAATTTGAGGCAAAAGAAGCCGGTACTGTCTCCAAAAACAAGGAAATCGCAGCCTAGAATTTCGGtaaaggaagaagtcgaggaggAAATTGAGACAACCGTTGATGCGAAGGTGGAAAAAGGAAGTCAGGCAAAGCCAGACAACGCAGACGAGACCACTACCGTGACGGGAAAGATCtcgagaaagaggaagaccaaaggggaaaaggagatcgagatgCTCCCTCTGCGAGCTAGAACACCAGGTGTACGCATGTGCGTAGGGGCCCATGTCAGTGCCGCAAAAG GAGTTTTTAATGCCGTGCATAACAGCATGCACATTGG TGGTAATGCATTTGCTCTCTTCCTGAAGTCGCAGAGGAAATGGGAGAACCCTCCCCTGCAAGATGATCATCGAGATCAGTTCCGTCAGTTGTGTCTGGAACACAAGTATGACGGCGCAAA GCACATACTTCCCCACGGCTCATATCTCGTAAACCTAGCACAAgaggacaaggtcaaggccAAGCAGGCATACGATTCATTCCTAGACGATCTCCGACGCTGCGAAGCGCTTGGAATCACCCTCTACAACTTCCA TCCCGGAAGCGCCAACCAAAGCAGCCTCCCAGACGCCCTCTCAAGGCTCGCCAAGGCCCTGACCAACGCCCTCGAAGCCACCTCAACCGTCGTTCCCGTCCTTGAGACGATGTGCGGCCATGGCACCACAATTGGCGGCTACCTTTCCGAGTTCCGGGACCTCCTCGCCTTGATCCCGCGCGAGCATCACCCCCGCATCGGCATCTGCATAGATACCTGCCACAGCTTCGCAGCAGGATACGACCTCTCCTCGCCAGCAGGCTACCAGTCCTTCATGAAGGAGTTCGAAGACCAAATCGGTCTGCAGTACCTCCGCGCCCTGCACCTCAACGACTCCAAGGCCCCACGCGGCAGCAAACGCGACCTCCACGCCAACATCGGCACAGGCTTCTTGGGTCTCCGCGCCTTCCACAACATCATGAACGACCCGCGCCTCGAAGGCCTCCCCATGATCCTCGAGACGCCCATCGACCGCCCCGCCAACCCAACCCCCGCCAACATCAAGGACGAACCAAGTGACGTTGAGGCCGACATCGACGCCGACTCGGCACCCGAGACCGAACAGaccagcaagaaaaagaCCTCCAAGCGGAGCAAGTCTAAAGCCGGAGGCGCGAAAGCTCTCGTCCCGGACCCGTCTGTCTGGGCCCGCGAAATCGCCCTCCTCGAGTCCCTCATCGGGATGGACCCCGAAAGCCCCGAGTTTAGGGCCCTCGAGACCCAACTCGCCGAGGAGGGCCGCGAAGTCCGCGCGAAACACCAGGAGCAGTATGAGCGGAAGCTGGCGgcggaagagcagaagaagaataaagCTGCGGGGGGCGGCAAGGGCCAGAAGacgttgatggagatggtgcagaccgcggggaagaagaggaaggggGCTAAAAAGCGGACTGAGAGCGAAAGCGAGAATGAACTAGAGAGTGACGATGAAGGATGTCAGAGCCATTGA